From Vreelandella neptunia, the proteins below share one genomic window:
- a CDS encoding ABC transporter permease: MLRLAPALIIALLVLPVGAGLMMVLLPAFGYLPTLGGHGASLAPWQMLFDQPGLGRSVMVSFASGLVSTAVALVIVVLFLAASRGTWLDRGIRRLVSPLLAIPHAAIAFGFAFLIAPSGLVARLISPSLTGWERPLDTLIINDPWGFSLMAGLVLKEVPFLLLMSLAALPQLAPERRLMLARSLGYSPTIGWLKTVCPSLYPLIRLPVYAVIAYATSVVDMALILGPNLPPTLSVSILSWFNDPDISQRFMASAAAVLQLGVTVAALLCWWLLEQLIRSLTRYWLINGSRQRGEIILRLVGRSALLFSSITALAALVGLGLFSLAGFWRFPEVLPQMLTLDHWQRSGPMLATPLINTALIGLVSTALATALVLATLENEHRQHIQPKRALWLLYLPLLVPQIAFLFGLIVAVESLGIRPQLGLVIAGHLLFVLPYVYLSLAETYRRLDPRWLKVARSLGVSRSAAFWRVRLPLLLAPLLTAFAVGLAVSIGQYLPTQLLGAGRVTTVTTEAVALASGSNRRLIGVWALVQAGLPLIGFILALGLPRLLGTHRRDLAT; this comes from the coding sequence ATGCTGCGACTGGCGCCAGCACTCATCATTGCCCTGCTAGTACTCCCCGTTGGGGCGGGTCTGATGATGGTGCTGCTGCCTGCGTTTGGCTACTTACCAACGCTAGGCGGCCATGGCGCTAGTTTAGCCCCCTGGCAAATGCTGTTCGACCAGCCGGGGCTAGGACGTTCAGTGATGGTTAGCTTTGCCAGCGGGTTAGTCAGCACAGCCGTAGCGCTGGTGATTGTGGTGCTGTTTTTGGCCGCCAGTCGAGGCACTTGGTTAGATCGCGGCATACGACGGTTGGTATCACCGTTGCTCGCTATCCCTCACGCCGCTATCGCCTTTGGGTTTGCCTTTTTGATTGCCCCTTCGGGTTTGGTGGCGCGGCTGATATCGCCGTCGCTGACGGGCTGGGAGCGCCCTCTGGACACGCTGATTATCAACGATCCCTGGGGATTCTCCCTAATGGCGGGGTTGGTACTAAAAGAAGTACCGTTTTTGCTGCTGATGAGCTTGGCGGCACTGCCGCAGTTAGCGCCGGAGAGGCGCTTGATGCTGGCGAGGTCGCTAGGCTACTCCCCCACCATTGGCTGGTTAAAAACGGTGTGCCCCTCGCTCTACCCACTGATTCGCCTGCCGGTTTATGCAGTGATCGCCTATGCCACTTCGGTCGTCGATATGGCGCTGATTCTTGGCCCGAATCTGCCCCCTACGCTGAGCGTGTCTATCTTGAGTTGGTTCAACGACCCGGATATCAGCCAGCGTTTTATGGCCTCGGCGGCGGCGGTACTGCAACTCGGCGTCACTGTCGCTGCGCTGCTTTGCTGGTGGCTATTAGAACAGCTGATCCGCAGCCTGACGCGGTACTGGCTGATCAATGGCAGCCGCCAACGCGGCGAAATCATTCTGCGCCTCGTTGGCCGCTCGGCATTACTGTTTTCGAGTATCACAGCGCTGGCGGCCTTGGTTGGGCTGGGGCTATTTTCACTGGCTGGTTTCTGGCGCTTTCCAGAAGTGTTACCACAGATGCTAACGCTGGATCACTGGCAGCGCAGCGGCCCTATGCTGGCTACACCGCTCATTAATACGGCATTGATTGGACTTGTTTCTACCGCCCTGGCTACGGCGCTCGTGCTGGCAACGCTGGAAAATGAACACCGCCAGCACATTCAACCCAAGCGCGCGTTATGGTTACTCTATTTGCCCCTGCTAGTGCCACAAATTGCGTTTCTATTTGGGCTAATCGTGGCGGTGGAAAGCCTGGGCATTCGCCCTCAGCTTGGTTTGGTTATCGCGGGTCACCTGCTGTTTGTACTGCCTTATGTATACCTCTCCTTGGCCGAAACCTATCGCCGCCTGGATCCGCGTTGGCTAAAGGTAGCGCGTTCACTGGGGGTGTCACGAAGTGCCGCTTTTTGGCGGGTTCGCCTGCCGCTTTTGCTCGCGCCGCTGTTAACGGCGTTTGCCGTAGGCTTGGCAGTGAGTATTGGCCAATACTTACCCACCCAGTTACTCGGTGCGGGCCGCGTGACCACCGTGACGACCGAAGCAGTAGCGCTTGCCTCTGGCAGTAATCGACGTTTAATCGGCGTCTGGGCATTAGTGCAGGCGGGCCTGCCTTTGATTGGCTTTATACTCGCGCTAGGACTGCCCCGCTTATTGGGTACCCACCGCCGTGATTTAGCTACCTAA
- a CDS encoding ABC transporter substrate-binding protein produces MPTRHPLRLAIVTTMLAFTVPASANPDPSDWQSVVAQAEDQTVYWNAWGGDTRTNRYIDWVAKQMQAQYDVEVEHVKLDDTGSAVARVLAEKQAGNNDDGSIDLIWINGENFAAMRESDLLFGPFAESLPHFALTNATDNPEVVTDFTLPTEGYESPWGKAQITFYYDSAQTETPPQDMQALLAWTKDNPGQFSYPRIPDFTGSTFLKQALIELTDQEKALYQPVSESDFEAVTEPLWAYLDALHPHLWRSGRAFPDSGPNLRTLMSDGEISLAFSFYPTDAAVAVMEYELPESVRSYVLEGGTLGNVHFVAIPYNSPHKAGAMVLANFLLSPEAQAQKQSLAMWGDRSVLDIEQLDAETQTLFEQGDRHPSELPADALSNTLPEPHPSWMTALQNAWLERYGVN; encoded by the coding sequence ATGCCTACTCGCCACCCTCTTCGCCTCGCTATTGTCACCACGATGCTTGCTTTCACGGTTCCGGCATCAGCCAACCCCGACCCTAGTGATTGGCAAAGCGTCGTGGCACAGGCCGAAGACCAAACCGTTTACTGGAATGCCTGGGGCGGTGATACGCGCACCAATCGCTACATCGACTGGGTGGCGAAGCAGATGCAGGCACAGTACGACGTTGAGGTTGAGCATGTAAAACTGGACGATACGGGGAGTGCAGTAGCGCGGGTACTGGCGGAAAAACAGGCGGGCAATAACGACGATGGCAGCATCGATCTCATTTGGATCAACGGCGAGAACTTCGCTGCGATGCGCGAAAGCGACCTGCTGTTTGGCCCATTCGCTGAATCGCTGCCCCATTTTGCGCTCACCAATGCCACCGATAACCCTGAGGTGGTGACCGACTTCACGCTGCCTACAGAAGGCTATGAATCGCCCTGGGGTAAGGCGCAAATCACCTTTTATTACGACAGCGCTCAAACCGAGACACCACCCCAGGATATGCAGGCACTACTCGCCTGGACCAAAGATAATCCCGGTCAGTTCAGCTATCCGCGTATCCCCGATTTCACCGGCAGCACCTTTTTAAAGCAGGCGCTGATCGAGCTCACCGATCAGGAGAAGGCACTTTACCAGCCGGTTTCAGAAAGCGATTTTGAGGCTGTCACAGAACCTCTATGGGCCTATTTAGATGCGTTGCACCCGCACCTGTGGCGCAGTGGTCGTGCCTTTCCCGACTCTGGCCCCAACCTGCGTACGTTGATGAGCGACGGCGAGATAAGTTTGGCGTTTTCGTTTTACCCCACCGATGCCGCCGTGGCGGTCATGGAGTATGAGCTGCCCGAAAGCGTGCGCAGCTACGTGCTGGAAGGCGGCACTTTGGGTAACGTTCACTTTGTGGCGATTCCCTATAACTCGCCACATAAAGCAGGCGCCATGGTGCTCGCCAATTTCCTGCTTTCACCGGAAGCTCAGGCGCAAAAGCAGTCGCTGGCGATGTGGGGAGACCGCAGCGTACTGGATATCGAGCAGCTAGACGCTGAGACCCAAACGCTGTTCGAACAGGGTGATCGCCATCCTTCCGAGCTACCGGCGGACGCGCTGTCCAACACGCTGCCCGAGCCCCACCCCAGTTGGATGACCGCCCTGCAAAACGCCTGGCTTGAGCGTTACGGCGTTAACTAA
- a CDS encoding aminoglycoside phosphotransferase family protein yields MPTPTEARLQALATELKRAGITYRELTPMADTGLAHDHVWIHRGEGDDWVARLPKQSQMNLPPEENLAYQTACYQRASQGGHTPTLYDTLAPSEALPRGGLLVEAIRGRLAKLPEDLHAIADALASLHSQPLPSEALRAPLLAPEDPWQAMKDEVRQQANWLGDAQLSSKVTQRIKQELDLLPPRLSEATPRLISFDTHPGNFLIRDDGRAVLVDLEKCRYGLPGIDLAHTSLYTSTTWDVSSQAVLSLSDVISFYRRWQTTMGETPDIDTLIACRRATWLWSLTWCAKWRAQHLNAVDAQQRGEDWSAELTDPAVIDHVRDRVEHYLSLNIIDHVHSELQCLQVSL; encoded by the coding sequence ATGCCGACACCAACCGAAGCGCGTTTACAGGCGCTGGCAACCGAATTAAAGCGGGCCGGAATTACCTACCGTGAGCTTACGCCGATGGCGGATACCGGGCTGGCCCATGATCATGTGTGGATTCATCGCGGCGAGGGCGATGACTGGGTGGCGCGGCTGCCTAAACAAAGCCAGATGAACCTGCCGCCTGAAGAGAACCTTGCCTATCAGACCGCCTGCTACCAGCGCGCAAGCCAAGGCGGACACACGCCAACACTTTACGACACCTTGGCGCCGAGCGAGGCACTGCCCCGGGGCGGGCTACTGGTTGAAGCTATCCGGGGCCGCTTGGCTAAACTCCCGGAAGATCTGCACGCCATTGCCGATGCCCTGGCGAGCCTACACAGCCAACCGCTGCCCAGCGAAGCACTGAGGGCGCCGCTGCTTGCCCCTGAAGACCCGTGGCAAGCGATGAAAGATGAAGTGCGCCAGCAGGCTAACTGGTTGGGCGATGCGCAACTTTCGAGCAAAGTCACCCAGCGCATTAAGCAGGAGCTGGATTTGCTTCCGCCTCGCTTAAGCGAGGCCACGCCGAGACTAATTAGCTTTGATACCCACCCTGGCAACTTTTTAATCCGTGACGATGGCCGCGCGGTGTTGGTGGATTTAGAGAAATGCCGTTACGGCCTACCGGGTATCGATCTCGCCCACACCAGTCTCTACACCTCAACTACCTGGGACGTCAGCAGTCAGGCGGTGCTATCGCTAAGTGACGTGATTAGCTTTTATCGCCGCTGGCAAACCACCATGGGTGAAACGCCAGATATCGACACCCTCATTGCCTGTCGCCGCGCTACCTGGCTCTGGTCGTTAACCTGGTGTGCCAAGTGGCGCGCCCAGCACTTAAACGCCGTAGATGCCCAGCAGCGCGGGGAAGACTGGTCCGCGGAGCTCACTGACCCCGCCGTGATCGACCACGTGCGCGACCGCGTTGAGCACTACTTATCGTTGAACATTATTGATCACGTGCACAGCGAGCTACAGTGTTTGCAGGTTTCCCTATAA
- a CDS encoding ZIP family metal transporter, with protein MSVYGMLFIAWGAGLMALFGGFLAHVEGTANTIAKQELVHGITAFGGGILVAAVAFALVPEGMHELNTWQLTGLFAAGGVTFCVLDAWLQNNEGNVAQFMAMLLDFVPEAVSLGAVFAANPQMGVLLALFIAAQNFPEGFNAYRELRAAKLTTKTALWGLLGVSFFGPLSAIMGYWWLSEAPQITAMIMSFAAGGILYLVFQDIAPQARMRRHWTPSLGAVLGFIIGMLSKQLLG; from the coding sequence ATGAGCGTTTATGGAATGCTTTTCATCGCCTGGGGCGCCGGTCTTATGGCACTTTTCGGCGGTTTTCTAGCACACGTTGAGGGAACCGCAAATACGATTGCCAAGCAAGAGCTTGTGCATGGAATCACAGCGTTTGGTGGCGGCATTTTAGTGGCTGCAGTGGCCTTTGCGCTGGTGCCAGAAGGCATGCATGAGTTAAACACTTGGCAATTGACGGGATTGTTTGCCGCAGGTGGCGTTACGTTTTGTGTTTTGGATGCCTGGTTACAAAACAATGAAGGCAATGTCGCACAGTTTATGGCGATGTTATTAGACTTTGTGCCGGAAGCGGTTTCACTTGGCGCAGTGTTTGCTGCTAACCCGCAAATGGGTGTCTTACTGGCTCTTTTTATCGCTGCGCAAAATTTCCCCGAAGGATTTAACGCCTATCGTGAATTAAGAGCCGCGAAATTAACGACTAAAACAGCATTATGGGGACTCTTGGGCGTGTCATTTTTCGGCCCGCTATCTGCAATAATGGGGTATTGGTGGCTAAGTGAGGCGCCACAAATTACGGCTATGATCATGAGCTTCGCAGCAGGCGGTATTCTGTATCTGGTATTTCAGGATATTGCGCCGCAAGCGCGAATGCGGCGCCATTGGACACCCTCACTGGGTGCTGTACTTGGCTTTATCATTGGCATGCTGAGTAAGCAACTTTTAGGCTAG